The following are encoded in a window of Rissa tridactyla isolate bRisTri1 chromosome 15, bRisTri1.patW.cur.20221130, whole genome shotgun sequence genomic DNA:
- the OTOP2 gene encoding proton channel OTOP2 → MTEESVQKDSEIRHPNSSMGCGHKDDKASLASSQIASFSHQPHQPPSTPASKEVWKKGGRMFSILLAVHLALLACTLVSSGAFEKIAVHDYDVFFLLTVMMLIVIIWIIFYLFGTSRCPDAILCKDSHAGPIWLRGGLILFAIFSLVMDVFKIGYYSSFYSCLSAIKIIYPIVQAIFVVVQTYFLWISAKDCVHVHLNVTRCGLMLTLTTNLAVWMSAVTDESVHKAHSKLKKNVTEEIFRWLMKAGMRSSSAEECNCNSQICQIFKNGYFWLYPFNIEYSLFASAMVYVMWKNVGRFIDHHSHHIHRLKFRLFRRTFFVGIVLGLIILVSGLGVLILYEVQVNSSTESSKKSQALTMYYIFNIVCLGLMSLVCIGGSVIYRFDKRDMDRHKNPTRTLDVALLMGAALGQYAISYYSIVAIVASTPRDAISALNLTYALLMIAQHTFQNIFIIEGLHRQPPKEDHKHDSHQKDLYGLTFVNINAVSLRVPDSGSTLAPSTASGAEAIHPSDFVRSLTAPKKMNWRRKFLREISMFLLLSNIILWIMPAFGARPQFDNDTELNFYGDSMWPAIVDICLPFGIFYRMHAVASLLEVYIMS, encoded by the exons ATGACCGAAGAGTCCGTGCAGAAGGACAGCGAGATCAGACACCCCAACTCCAGCATGGGCTGTGGACACAAGGATGACAAAGCCAGCCTGGCTTCAAGTCAGATAGCGTCTTTCAGCCACCAGCCTCATCAGCCCCCCTCCACTCCTGCCTCCAAGGAAGTGTGGAAAAAAGGCGGCCGCATGTTCTCCATCCTGCTGGCCGTGCACTTAGCCCTGCTGGCTTGCACGCTGGTGAGCAGCGGGGCTTTTGAGAAGATTGCCGTGCACGATTACGATGTCTTCTTCCTGCTGACTGTCATGATGCTGATAGTCATCATATGGATCATCTTCTACCTCTTCGGCACCTCCCGGTGCCCAGATGCCATCCTCTGCAAAGACTCCCACGCTGGGCCCATCTGGCTGAGAG GAGGCCTGATCCTATTTGCCATTTTCAGCCTTGTCATGGATGTGTTCAAAATAGGATACTACTCAAGCTTCTACAGCTGCCTGTCTGCAATCAAAATAATCTACCCCATTGTGCAAGCAATATTCGTGGTCGTCCAG ACGTACTTCCTGTGGATCTCTGCCAAAGACTGTGTCCACGTACACCTGAACGTTACCAG gTGTGGCTTGATGCTAACGCTGACTACAAACTTAGCGGTGTGGATGTCAGCAGTGACAGATGAGTCCGTTCACAAAGCGCATTCAAAGTTGAAGAAGAACGTGACAGAAGAAATCTTCAGATGGCTCATGAAAG CGGGAATGAGAAGTAGCTCAGCCGAAGAATGCAACTGCAACAGCCAAATCTGCCAGATCTTCAAGAACGGCTACTTTTGGCTGTACCCCTTTAACATTGAGTACAGCCTCTTTGCCTCTGCCATGGTCTATGTCATGTGGAAGAACGTTGGACGCTTCATAGACCACCACTCCCACCACATTCACCGCCTGAAGTTCAGGCTTTTCCGAAGGACCTTCTTTGTAGGCATCGTGTTGGGCCTCATCATTCTGGTGAGTGGTTTGGGAGTCCTTATTCTTTATGAGGTGCAGGTAAATTCCAGCACTGAATCCAGCAAGAAGAGCCAAGCACTCACCATGTACTACATCTTCAACATTGTTTGTCTGGGCTTGATGTCTCTTGTCTGCATTGGTGGCTCTGTCATCTACCGGTTTGACAAGAGAGACATGGATCGGCACAAGAACCCAACCAGGACCTTGGACGTGGCCCTGCTGATGGGTGCAGCCTTGGGGCAGTATGCTATTTCTTACTACTCCATTGTGGCCATTGTAGCCAGCACACCAAGGGACGCTATTAGCGCACTCAACCTCACTTATGCCCTCCTAATGATTGCCCAGCACACCTTCCAGAACATCTTCATTATCGAAGGCCTTCATCGGCAACCTCCCAAGGAAGACCACAAGCACGATTCTCACCAGAAGGATCTCTATGGACTCACCTTTGTCAACATCAATGCAGTGTCCCTCCGTGTGCCTGACAGTGGCAGCACCTTGGCACCTAGCACTGCCTCTGGTGCTGAAGCCATCCATCCTTCTGACTTCGTGAGGTCCCTCACCGCCCCCAAGAAGATGAACTGGAGGAGGAAGTTCTTAAGGGAGATCTCCATGTTCCTCCTGCTGAGCAATATCATA CTCTGGATCATGCCAGCGTTTGGTGCCCGGCCCCAGTTTGACAATGATACAGAACTGAACTTCTATGGTGATTCCATGTGGCCGGCCATCGTGGACATTTGCCTGCCCTTTGGGATCTTCTACCGAATGCATGCAGTGGCCAGTTTGCTGGAGGTCTACATCATGTCCTAA